In the Acidobacteriota bacterium genome, TGCCACGCCGCGCGCGCAGCCCAGGCGCGAACAGCCGGATGTTTGTCTTCATTGATCGCGCGGTCAAGCAATGCCGTCAATCGTTGTTTGCTGAAACTCGGTTTGGTCAGCACGGCATCGGCGCGCATTCCCAAGGCTTTGGCGACGCTTTCGCGTGTCAAATCGCCGCCGGTTTCATAAGCCACGAAGACCGCGCCGTAGCCTTTGTCATCCAGCAGCGTTTGCTTCATCGCCCAAGCCGCCGCGTCACGAACCATCTTGACCGGATCGCCCATCAGTTTGAGCAGCGTTGACACACCGCGTTCGTGATGCACGCCGCCCAAACCCATTGCCGACCAAAAACGAACCTGCGGGCTTTGATTCAGCGAAGCCTGAATCATCAAATCAATCAGCGTCGGATCGTCCGTGTACGCCAAGGCTCGAACACGGGCAATGGCGGCGGACAGGCTTTCATTTACCCGAGGCGCGAACTGCGAGCGAACGGGTTTGACCGGCTTTTCGGGATACAGTCGCGACAGGGCGTGCAGCGCGTAGCTGGTGGTGACAAAACCGGTGAGCGCATTTTTGTTCCAGCGACCATACGGGTCTTGCATGCGCAACAAGGCTTTGACGCCACGCGCGACGGCCGGGTCGTTGTCGTTGTACCCAAGCGCATGAAATGCAATCAGCGCCAACGCCGTCGGCGCAGGATCAAACTCGCCATTGGTTTTCCAGGCGTCACCGTCCGCTTTTCCGGGATCAAATCCCCAGGAGCCGTCAGGGTTTTGAATTGCGCGCAATCGCGCTTCGTCTTTTTTGATTGTTTCCGCAATTTGCGCGACCAGCTTTGCGGCTTCTTCGGCGGATTTCAGCTTGTACGCCGGAAACAGCGCGGGCGGCGGTTCCGCAGGCTTTGCGTTGTTTGATGGCGTAGGCGTCGGTTGCGGTTTCGGATCGGGCGGAAGCGTTGGATAAATCGTTCGCGCTTTCTGGTTTTGCGCCAGGTAATCCTGCGGGAAGTAACGTTTGAAAAACTCGATGCGGTTTGACAGATCGTCACTGTAACGGGGCACAACGCCGAGCATCTTGTCCGCCTTTTCTTCCAGCGCGGCCAAATAGCGCGGATGCGAGGTTCGATCCCAGGCCGTGCGCAGAATCTCTCCGGCGTAATCGTAAACGATGGATTGGCCTACGTTCGACCCTGGCCCGGCGGCGTTGATGCCGCTGGGGTCAGCAGTTTGCAGCACATGGTTGGCGGCACGAATGGCCTGCATCGAATGCAGTTTGCGCGCTGGGATGACGCGTTCCGCAGTGCAAACGTTGTGACCTGCAACGCGTGTTCCCGCCGGGCCATCGCCCACGTCCAGCGGAGCCAGGCTGGTGTTGTTCGCAGCGTCTTTCAAATAATTCGTCGGACGCAGCGATTCATACATCACGTTGATCAACCGGCGATAATTTTGTTTGTTTTCAATTGTGTAGCCGTTTTCCAGCGGCCCGGCTGGCCCCCAGACGCCGGATTGCGTGTGGCAACTCATACAATGCGTGCCCATCAAATTGCCCGTGTCGCGTATGCGGCGTTCGACCGAAGCGCCGCGCGGACGATTCGTCAACCATGCATCCACCTGCCCGATATGGTCATACATCGCCTGCCGCACGGCCATTCGCGGATCGTCATACGGCGCGGACTTCAACACGCGAAGCTCGAGTTCGTATCCCGGCGCGTTGGCTTCCGCGCGCAGGAAATAGATTTTCCCGGGTTTCAGTATACGGACGATTGCCGCGCGATGCTGTTCGTTCTGTTGGTGCGTGCGTTCGTTGTCGTTGCGTCCTTCGGTGTATTCGCTGAGCGCGCCTTGTTCATCCAGCGCGTAAACTCTTAACTGTGCTGCAATCGTGTGGTCGGGAATCGCCAGATTCGCGGTCAGCAAACGCGGCTCTTTGCCATTGAAGTTCAACCGAAACCAGTCGTCGCCGGATTTGCCGACTTTGCCATTGTCGAAGTATTCGATGTCGTCGGCGCCGCCGTTGATGCGAACGGATTGGATACCGTCTCCGGCATCAGTGCCGGAAGGGAGCGTAATTTCCTGGGCCAGTTCGGGCGTGTCGTTCGGTTCCGTTTCAATGTATGCGCCAACGGTTGCGGAATCTTTCAAGTCAATCGGATTGATCGCCACATTCAACGGGACGGTTTTGCCACTCGGCCAGGGCGTTTTGGTCGGGAAGGTGACGGCTTGCGGCGCAACGCCGTCTTCGCGCCAGCGAATGCTTTCCGGCTGGGCGAAAAAATTGGCTTCATCAGTGACGGGCGCAATTTCCAACCGGTATTGCCCCGCAACCGGCGCGCGATAGACTACATACACATCCGAATCCAGCGCATGCAACGCTTTTCGCCAGTCGGCGGTTGGCGCCGTGTAAATGCCAAACGCATCGGTTTTGCGACCAACGACAACTGGCAAAGATTCCGAAGCGTTGGCCTTTTCCAGCGACCAGCGAACGCTGATGCGCCCGTGCTGAGGCAGCAGCGAAGGCGACGGTAAACTGACCGACAACTCAAAGGTTTCGCCACGTTTCAATTGCAAACGTTTTTCCCACAACGACTGAAATGGCAAGTTCAACTTCAAGGGCGCAAGCTTGCTGGCCGTAGGCTCAGTCATCAAACGGGCTTCGCTGTTGTTCCACCAGAACAGCATTGCCAACAGCGTCAGACTGACAGCGAATGAAATTGCTCGACGGCGATTCGTGTGCGGCTTCATGAGTTTCCTCGCTTATGAAAAAGGTGATGGTGTTGTTTCAGAAATTGCGTTGCGCCAAAAGTACATAATTTTCGCGGTTTCGTCCATTTTTCCTCGAGCGATGGACTTATCGCGCAGTGTCGTTTATATCGTCGCTCCACGAATGCGGGTAATCCCAAGAAATTTGAGGCTGGACATACAATGAGAAAACCAGGGTTGATTCTGTTGGTGTTTGCGCTGACTGTGATGTCTTTGTTCACCGCTTGCAATCGTTCGAACGGCGGCGCGAAGAAAACGGTCATCGCCGTCATTCCCAAAGGCGTCACCAATTTTTTCTGGCAAAACGTCAAAGCCGGAGCTGAAGCCGCTGGCAAGGAAACAGGCGTGGAAATTTACTGGAAAGGGCCTGCCGTCGAAGGCGACGCTTCCAGTCAGATCAACGTGGTCGAAGATGCCATCACGTCGCGGGTCGCCGGAATTCTGATTGCGCCTTCGCATCGCGATTCGCTGGTGGCAGTAGTCGAACGCGCGCAGCGCGAAGGCATTCCGGTGACGATCTTCGATTCCGGCATCGGCACCGAAACCTATGTTTCGTATGTGGCTACGGACAACGTGCTCGGCGGGGTGATGGCTGCGGAGAGGTTAGCGGAACGATTGGGCGGCAAAGGCAAAGTCGCCATCTTGGGATTGAAAGCCGGTTCGGTTTCCACCGACGAACGCGAGCGCGGATTTCAGGAAACGATCAAACAGAAATTTCCCGGTATTCAAATCGTGGCGTTTCAATACGGCGAATCCAGCCGGACGATTTCCATTGATCGTGCAACGGATATTTTGACGGCGCATCCGGATTTGAACGGTTTCTTTGCCTCGAACGAACCTTCGACGGTTGGCGCGGCACAGGCGATCAAACAGAAAGGCGCGGCAGGCAAAATCATTCTGGCAGGCTTCGATTCCAGCCCGAACCTGATCCAAGATTTGAACGCGGGCGTGGTGGATTCGCTGGTCATTCAGAATCCGTATCGCATGGGGTACGACGGCGTGAAAACACTGGTGGACAAGCTGAACGGCAAAACGCCGGAGCGGCGCATTGACACCGGCGTCAAGCTGGTCACGAAAGAGAACCTGAATTCGCCGGAAATTCAGCAACTGCTCGGCACGAAATGAGCGAAACAGATTGCGGTTGGAAATGCGAAAGCCCGGATCGGTTTGTCTCGAACGATCCGGGCTTTCATCTCAGGGAAAACAGGCAGGACTGGCATCACATTTACTCAACCGCTGTGTTCGCCCTGTCGAATCCTGAAAATCCTGTCGAAAAATTTTCCGGAATCAATACAGCAGCTTCAAACCAAACTGAATTCGTCGCGGGCTTTCGGCGGAAAGGACTCGGCCAAACGACGACGAGCCGACGAAGTTATCCGGCAACCCAAAATTCGGATGGTTGAACAGGTTGAAGAACTCCGCGCGGAATTGGACGGTGACCTTTTCCCTGATCGAAGTGTTTTTGAGCAGCGAAAAGTTCACGTTCTGATACCCGTCGCCATCCAGAATGTTGCGGCCCGCGTTTCCGAAGCTGCCGAATCGCGGAACCACAAACGCCGCTGTGTTGAACCAGCGTTCGACCGACGGATTATCCAGCTTCGCCGTGCCGACCAGATTCGGGCGGTCGTTGCCCAAAAATCCCAGATTGGAAATGCCTGTGTTGCTGTTGTCGAATTCCGGCAACAACGCGACGGTGAATGGGCGACCGGTTTGCAACGTGATCACGCCGTATGTTTGCCAACCATCGAGCAAAGCTTTGGCCGCGCCGGTTGCGCCTTTGCCCAACGGCAATTCATACGAATAGCTCAGCGAAAACCGGTGACGAACATCGAAGCCAGACCGACCACGCTCTGCCGCCAGGTTGAAACTGTTTTGCGGGTAGTTGGGATCACCCGTGCTGGAAAAAATTCCCGACGCGTTATCAATGGATTTGCCGTAGGTGTAAGAACCCAGCAACGACAGGCCCGCGGTCAACCGTTGCTGCAAACGCGCTTGCAGGCTGTGGTAATTCGATGAAGCGCTGCTTTCCTGTTGTGTGATTTCGCCGAACAACGGATTGCGCGGCAAATTCGGTTGTTGCGGACTGGCCGCCGGTTGGTTGATGTCGCGCGAAGCCAGCAACTTGGTTCCTTTCGATCCGACGTACGATAATTCGGCGACGGTTTTGCTGCCGAGTTGCTGTTGAATGCCAAAGTTCCAGTGTTGCGTGTACGCCGTGCGCAGGTTTTTATCGAACGCAAACGCCGACGGCGGCGCGTAACTGGGCGTGTTGAACGGGAACGGATTGTACAGCGTCAACGGCGCTTGCTCGGATTGGTAATAGAACCGGAAATCGAAGTACGGAGAATTGAAAAACAACCCTTCGCCCGGAGCCAGCGGTGATTGATCGAAATACACGCCGTAGCCGGTGCGCAGCACGGTAGTGGAACTGCTTCCCAGCGACCACGCCAGCCCAACGCGCGGCGCGAAGTTGTTTTTGTCGGCTTCGTACCCGCCACGCGGAATTCCATTCGTGCCGACTTTGACCAGTTTGCCGGTCGCCGGATCATAAATGTTGGCGCGGTCTTCGGTGTCCACCGGCGGCGAGTTGTATTCGTATCGCAACCCTGCGGACAGCGTCAGGCGCGGCGTAATGCGGTAACTGTCATTGATAAATCCGTTGTAGCTTTCGGTGCGCAGATGTTGCTGATTGTCCAATCGCGCTCCGCCAGTGACCAGCGGCAAACCGAACAGCAAATTCGCCAATGGGTTGCCGGTGATGTAGGGAAACGCCGTCGGAGTCCCGTCGGGCAGCGTGATCGAAATGTAACCGGGGAAGGTCAGCAAACCGCGCGATTGCACATCGCGAAACGCGTTTTGCTGCGCGTAGCGGAAATCAAAGCCGAACTTCAACAAGTGCGAACCGGTGGCAAACGTCGCCGTGTCCAGGAACTGGTAAACGTTGGTCGCTGAATCCTGCGGGTTGTTGTATTCGTGGCCGAGCGGCGAATAACCCGTTACGCGAATGAAGCTCAAGCCGTAATCGCGCGAATTCAGCGACAGTTCCGGCAAACCGACTTGTTTGTTGACGCTGACTCCTGCGTTTTCCACCTGAACCTGATTGCCGATACGGCTGAACGCAAGCCGTGCGTCATTGACGAACCGCGGCGAAAAAATGTGATGTTCATTGAGCATCAGATTCTGGCCGCGACGATACACCGTATTGCCATAACCGGGCACGAACACCTGTGTGACGCCCGAATACGGCTCAAACAACGTTCGGTCCGAAAAGCTGTAGCGAGCGGAAAACTGCGAATCGTCGTTGATCTTGTGATCCACGCGAACGTCAAAAAGATCATTGCGGTCGCGCTGCACGGGCGAAGCGACATAATTCTGCCCGGGCACATTGCGATTCGGCAGCGGATAGAGCGCGGCGATTTTCAATCCAATGGGGTTCAACGCCTGTTGCGGAATCACGCCACCCGGAAACGGCGTTTGCGTGCCGGGAATCAGTGGCCAGAACTGCGCGGGAAGCTGCGAAAAATCGCCAATGCGTTCTTTGGCGGTCGGCACGTTGGCCAATCGCGTGATGCCTTCGCGGGAGCGCAAACCTTCGTAATCGCCGAAAAAGAACGTGCGGTCTTTGACGATTGGTCCGCCGAAGCTGAAGCCAAACTGGTTGCGGCGATACGTTGGGTCGGGTTGATCGGCGGGCGCAAAATAATTGCGCGCGTCCAGCACCTGATTCCGCAAAAATTCATACGCCGTGCCGTGAAATCTGTTCGTGCCGGATTTCATCACCACGTTGACCTGCGCGCCCGCGCTGCGGCCAAACGAGGCGTCGTACACGCTCGACAACACTTCAAATTCGCGGATGCCATCCACGGGCGGTTTGACGCCGAAGGTGTTCAGCTTCGGATCCACGTTGTACACGCCGTCCAGCAAAAAGTTATTAGCGTCTTCGCGCTGCCCGTTGATGGTGAAGGCGAAATCGCCGCGAACGGAACCGGCGGATCCTTGCGCAGGCGGCGTGGTTCCCGGCGCCAGCAGCGCCAATTCCAGAAAATTACGGCCATCCAATGGCAAACCGGTGACCTGGTTGTTATCAATCACCGCGCCAAGCGCCGCAGAGTTAATGTTGAGCAAGGATTCCTGATTGACTTCAACGATTTCTTCCGGTCCGGCAATCGGCAACGTGATATCCGAGCGGAAATCCTGGTTGGTTTCCAGCGTCAGGTTGACCTTGTACCGCTTAAACCCTGTTTTCTCGAATTGCATCTGGTACGAAGCAGGGGGCAATAGGGAAAAACTATATTCGCCATTACTATTGCTGGTCGCGGAACGCGTTTCGCTGGTTTCATTGCGCGTGATGGTGATTTTCACGCCTGCAATTGCACTGCCGTTTGCGTCGGTAACGCGACCGCGAACCGTGCCCCGATAGTTTTGCGCCAAAGCAGTGAAGCTGAGGCACATCAAGCTAAAAACAATTCCGATAACAAGTTTGATCTTCACTGAGAAACCTTCCTCCTGGTGTTGGGTGAAACGTCGCGCGGATTTTCTAACCTGCGCGGGCATCCTGAAGATGCCTCTGGTTGCCAATCAATGTTACTTTGATGAAATCAGGAACAGGTTGGAAAACCTGCTCTACTTTGAAGCGATGCAAACGAACTTGCGCGCGTCGAGGTTCAATCAGAGATTTGGAATTTAATCCATTGAACTACTCAAGACGGCCAAACCATCGCCAGTGTTTCGCCTATCTTCAAGACAATTTTGTCTCTTGCAGCTTGGCAGACGCTTTGATCAACGCCTTCAGCGCGGCGCTTTTCAACTGTTTGGCTTCAGTGATGGAGACATGCCGCATCTTTTTCCCGTTGCCGTCCATCAACTCTTTCGGATCGTCCAACTCCGTGCCGTTCATGAAATACAGATTGACGTGTTTTTTGTGTGGGCCGATGGCAATGAACTGCCCCGCCATCGTACCGTCCAAACTGAACCGGGCGACGCGCCATCCGAAGTAAATCTTTTCGTCGGCTTTCGGCACCAGCTTAGTGATCAGCGCGCGAGTTTCGGTGGCAAGCTCGCGAATGTTTTCGTCGTATTTGTTCAGCAGGAGTTCAAAGTCTTTGCTCATCACGATCTCCGTTGGGTTTGGGGCTTTTTGACAGCGATTCGATCAACTGGGTGAAGGCTTTGTCGTTGCGAATCGGTTCCAAGTCGGGATTGGTTTTGAGTTCGTCAAAGTTGTTGAAGCCTTTTTCGACAGCTTTTTTCAGAGACTCCACGGATTCACGTTTCTGCCCGGCCAGCGATTGTGCGCGAGCCAGTGCGTAAAAGCTTTGCGGATTGTCGGGGCGAATTTCCGCTGCCAGCATCAATGTGGCGGCAAGTTCGCCATAGAGTTTTTGAAACCTGTACTGTGCCGCTTCTTCGTTGAGCATGACTCTCAGGTTGGACATCGTGCGGCGTGCGACGGTGCGATCCGTGCCGGGCGAAGTGTTTTCGGCTTTTTTGCGCAAATCACTGACCATCGTGCGCAAATCTTGCAGGACGGCGACGCGATTGTCGTCGGATTTCAGACGTTCGCGCGTAGCGTAAAAATCCCGCAAGTATTTTTCCTGAAGCTGCTCTTCCTGTTTGTATTGTTTGAAACCTTCTTTGACTTCCTTTGAGGATTTCAGGTGGTCGGCTTTGACGGCGAATTCGGTGACATCGGCCAGGCCTTGGAAGTCTTTGGCAAGGGCATCGAATTCCAGATACGCCTCAAACGTTTTCTTCGCGGCTTCGTCACGATTGGCTTGTTCGGCGCGCCGGGCGAACAATTCGGCAATCAGCTTTTCGTCACGAGCGCGGCGCTTGGATTTCATCGCCTGCAGTTCCATCCATTCGATGGCCTGTGTGCAAACGACTGCCGGAGGCCAGGAATGTTCGCCTTCAAATTCCGCCATCCGTGCGGTTGCGCCCAATTCCTCCAGCGTTTTGACCAACTGCCGGACTTCGATCAGGTTGAAATCTTCGCTGCCGGCGACGCCGTAAAAGACAAAGGGCAAATCTTTGCTCGGTTTCGCTTCGGGCGAAAAACCAGCGCCGCAACCGATGACGCCTGCAATTCTGCCTTGCGCCCAAAACGCCACCACGGAAGCGACGCGCGCGCCGCCGGAAAACCCCGTGGTGTAAGCGCGCGATTCGTCTATCGCCAACCGAGCGCTGGTGTCTTCCAGCAACGAAGCGATGATTTCGGACAAATTCACGCCGGGGCCATTTCGCGAATTGTTGGAACCGGCAACGATGTATCCGTACTTTTCAGCAGCTTCCTTAAATCGTTCAACCGGCAATGCGCCGCGCGCGCCGGGATCGAAGGCATACAGAATTGGCCAGCGTCGCGCCTTTGTGTACGAGCCAGGCAGGTAAAGCGCATAGCTTTGGCTGGCGTCTTTCAGGCACGTGACGCGTTCGACGATTTTGCCGAGCGCGAAATCCTGGGCCGTCGCTTCGGAGGTTGCGACCAGCAACAAGAAAATAACTGCGGCCGGCAAAAAGCCGAAATTGTGACGATGGAAACTGTTCATTGGGTGTTTATCAGCGCGAGAGTCTCACATCGAAGCCCGTCAGATTGCAAGCCATTGGGAAAACGTCTACCTTCGTCGTCGTTCAATCAATTTCAATAAGGAGTATTGCTATGAATCACCAACCATCGCCTGAACTGTTTTTTTCCACTGTCAACTCCTATCAACGCACGGCTGTGATTAAAGCCGCCATCGAACTGGGCGTTTTCACCGCCATCGCGGAAAGCAACACGACGGCGGCGACAATTGCCGCCCGTTGTCAGGCCAGCGAACGCGGCACGCGAATCCTTTGTGATAACCTGGTCATCAACGGATTCCTAACCAAACAAGCAGGACAATACGGATTGACCCCGGATTCGGCTTTTTTCCTGGATAGCCATTCGCCGGCGTATCTGGGCGGGGCGATTGAATTCCTGCTCGATCCAATGATTACAGCAGGGATGACTGATCTCACCAATGCCGTTCGCAAAGGCGGAACCACCGTCAGCGACGAAGGCACGGTGTCACCGGAAAATCCCGTTTGGGTGAAATTTGCGCGCGCAATGATGCCGATGATGTTTCCGGGCGCGCAAGGCATGGTACAGCTTGTTCGCGTGGACCCGAATCGCAAAATCCGTGTGCTGGACATTGCCGCCGGGCACGGAATTTTCGGCATTGCCTTCGCCCAGGCGAATCCGAACGTCGAAGTCACCGCGCTGGATTGGGCGCCCGTGCTGACCGTCGCTTCGGAAAATGCCGCAAAGTTTGGCGTCGCGGATCGCCATCATCTGTTGCCAGGCAGCGCGTTTGATGTGGATTTTGGCGAAGGGTACGACCTGATTTTGCTGACCAATTTTCTGCACCATTTCGATGTGCCGACGAACGAAATTCTTTTGAAGAAGGTTTACGACGCGCTGGCCGAAGGCGGTCGAGCATTGACGCTGGAATTTGTTCCCGACGACGACAGAGTCACTCCGCCGATGATGGCTTCCTTTGCCTTGATGATGCTTGGTTCAACAGCCGCAGGTGATGCTTACACCTTTGCCGAATACGAACAGATGTTTGCCAAAGCCGGATTTTCCAAAAACGAAATGCACGAATTGCCACCGACGCAACGGCTGATCGTGTCGTATAAATGAGCAAGAGGGCTGGAGCGATCGAGGGATTGAGAGATCAAACGGAATCATCCCGCTCTCTTCGCCGCTGTGTCTCCTATCGCTCTTTCCCGCAATCCCTCTATCTCTCACCCGGTTTCTGCGCCGAAATGTAATCCGTGAAAATGACGTCGCCGTAGCTGTGATATTTGCCTGCGTCGAAGTCCTTCACAAACCCCGTCATCAACTGCATCAGCGTTGTGGAAAGGTGCCCGGGAACTGCCGCTGGGTGCGAATACCGCATATTGAACACTGCGCGAATGAACACGCTTTTCTCCGTCAACGGCAACCGTTTGACGTTACTGGCAAAGGCATCGAAGGAAGAACCGTCAAACAGATATTGTTCGACATTCGACAGGTAATAGGCTGTCACGGTCAATCCGTTTTTTCGCAGATAATCGCCAATGGCCGTAAGCGCTTTTTTCCCGCCGAAATCTCCCACAATAGGGATGATCAGATTTTTGCGGTGCAGTTCGCGCACGAAGTTGTAATCGTCTGCCACAGCCAGAAAGTTTCCCTGTTTGCCGTTCAAATCCGTCTGAAGAATCATTTCGCGTAAGCTGGGGAAGTAATTGCTCCACCCGCCTCCGCCGTCCAATCGAAACGCAATCTCCAACCCATCCGCCCGAAAACTTTTGTACACGTAATCCAAGCTGGCACGGTCGTCTTTTGACAGCGGAAACTGAAACTCGGTTTCGATGGTTTTGATGATCTCGGCCAGATTGGCGGCATACGCTGCATCAGTTGGCGCGAGTTTGTTGAAAAACGCCAGCACCTCTTCAATCGGCGCATCCGCTTTGGGAATCGCTGGTTTTGGCGCTTCGGGTTTGTCCTTGCTCGTTTCCGCCGCTTTCTCCACCACAGGCTTTTCGCCTGGCAACGGCTTGCAGAGCAAGCGCGACAGAAACTCCGTGCGCGTCGGCGAGAGATGAAAAATCGCCTTGTACATCAAATGCTGAATCACAGCCTGGCGGCGAATGTCTATGATAAAGGCGATGCGGGGACGAATTTTGGCAATATAGGTGAAGTTCTGCTCCGGTCCCACGCCAATGTAGGCTCCGCCTGAAGCGCTCATTTGCCGCAGCTTGTCCACAATGTGTAGGTACGAAGTTTCATTCGACGAAAAATTGTCCGAAAGAAAATACCCGCCCTCTTCCGACATCTCGCGGATCAGTTTGGAGAAATCGGCGGCGGAAATGCTTTCTGGAGGTTTGGGTTGAACGGAAGTTGCAGCAGTTGCAGGTGCCGCCATAGTCAGTTGCTGGGCGAAAATGCCTGACGATGTGATTGCAAGAACGGCTACAAGCTTTATGACAAGCCGAAAAATTGACAACGAATCCTTCCAAACAACGGACATGGCATTTCTCCCTCTATGTAGATGCGTAGGACATTCCCAGTATTGCTGTTATTCGCCTGCAGTCTGAAGCGCGCGCGCGCGTAAAGTTACGGGCCGATCCAAAAAACCGACCTGAAGCAAAGCGCCGAGCGGAGGTTTAACTTCAGGTGACAAATTATTTTGCTTGGCGGCAATCAAAACACCCAGACCCGGCAACTCGCCAAAGAGCTTTCAAAGTCGGTTTCGTCGCGTGTAAGCATTGACAACTGAAACAGAAGCCTTCCACAGGTAAGTTGTTAGACGCACTTGAAGAAATTTTATCCAACAGCTCATCCACAGGAAGTTCTGAATGAACGATACCACAAATGTCCTTGATTACTGGCCAGGAGAAGCCCGCGTCGCGCTTGGCGAACTTGAGTGATCTGCGCGATCCGCGTGGTGTGCATAGCTGGGCTTTGAAAAAACTCGACTGCTGACTTCAAAGAAGTTTTTTGAACACAACGAGTTTTTTTCAGGTGGCGCCAGGAAGAGATTTTGCGAAAAAGCCCCAGGATCGAAGCGAGTAGAAAATTGTCGGGGAGAGGTTGAAAAAATTGCCATCCACATTTGATGCTACTATACTGACCGAGCGGTAAGTTTAGAGTTCAGCGCGTTTCTGTGCGCATATCATCGTCTAATAATCGAAGCACCAACTTGAGGGAAAGCCATGAGCGACAAACATCACGCCAGGCAGAAATCCGCCACAACCCAAGCCGACGTTTCCAGAAGAAGGTTTCTCACCCGGGCTGTTACAAGTGCAGGCGCAATTGCTGCGCTGGGAGCTAATGACGCGACCGCTGCTTCCGCAGCAGAAACCAATCCTATTCGCGTTCCTGATGAGTTTGCGCAGGCGGCCAAAACGCCCCCGACAAAAGCCGTTTTTCCAATGACGGGCGCGCAGGTCTTCGCTCGGGTTTGCAAGGAAGAAAGATTAGCCGCGCTGTTTTGCTGCCCGGGCAATTATCCCGTCATCAATGCCATAGCGCAGGAAGGAATTCCGACTTATTCAGGCCGCCACGAAGGTGCAATGTGTCACGCCGCCGACGGGTTTTGTCGTGTCACGGGCGAAGTCGCCGCCGCTTCGGGAACCGAAGGTCCTGGCTTCACCGATATGATCAATGCGATTGCCGCCGCGAACGCCTCGCGTTCGCCCGTGCTGGTTTTGGCCAGCAATATGGCCATTATCAATGAAGACACCGAAGCAGGAATTCAACTCGGTTATCAGCAACCGACGACCGAAGGGTTGAAGAAATACGGCAAACGATTGATTACGCCAAAACGAGTTCACGAATACGCCGCGTATGCGTTTCGGCAATTGC is a window encoding:
- a CDS encoding DUF1801 domain-containing protein; this encodes MSKDFELLLNKYDENIRELATETRALITKLVPKADEKIYFGWRVARFSLDGTMAGQFIAIGPHKKHVNLYFMNGTELDDPKELMDGNGKKMRHVSITEAKQLKSAALKALIKASAKLQETKLS
- a CDS encoding methyltransferase domain-containing protein, with product MNHQPSPELFFSTVNSYQRTAVIKAAIELGVFTAIAESNTTAATIAARCQASERGTRILCDNLVINGFLTKQAGQYGLTPDSAFFLDSHSPAYLGGAIEFLLDPMITAGMTDLTNAVRKGGTTVSDEGTVSPENPVWVKFARAMMPMMFPGAQGMVQLVRVDPNRKIRVLDIAAGHGIFGIAFAQANPNVEVTALDWAPVLTVASENAAKFGVADRHHLLPGSAFDVDFGEGYDLILLTNFLHHFDVPTNEILLKKVYDALAEGGRALTLEFVPDDDRVTPPMMASFALMMLGSTAAGDAYTFAEYEQMFAKAGFSKNEMHELPPTQRLIVSYK